From the genome of Leptotrichia sp. HSP-342:
ATAACATAATCTATCTTGGGCAAAATTTCATCATAATCTAAATAATGGTAAATATGTAAATTATTTTCCTTTACAATACCCTTATCTTTTTCTAAATAACTTCCCAACGAGACTACGAACAGAAATTCAGGATAGATTTTTGAAAGTTCTTTTGCCAGCTCAATTATTGACTTTTTAGCCCATTTTAGATGCGTTCCGTTAGTTAAAAATACAGTTTTTTCAAATTTTTTATTATTTTCAAATTGCACACTATTTTTAAAAAGGGACGAACAGCAAGGCCCAACCCAAGAAAATTGACTTGGAAAATCATCTCTAAATTCAATTTCTTTCATGCCTAAACCTAATATAGAATATGGAGAATAAATATTTTCTTCACCTTTTTCGTTGTACAAAGTGAAATTAAATTGTCTTAATTGATTTTTTAAAATAAAACAAACCATTCTTTTAAAATTTCTGACAATGTTTTTTGCTATACTATCTCTTAGTTTGAATAAAAAATTATCTCTTGGATATAGTCCTCCCATATAAGAAGGAGTTGTTGTTCTGCTTTCTATTGCAAATGGTGTTGGAATGCTTGTAATCCAAGGAATATTATTTTTTTTGCACACAAATCCTGCTGGAACGGCTGTAAAATCTGCTATAACTATGTCAGGCTTTCTTTCAGAAAAAAAATCTTCCATTTCTCTTATTATTTCTGGCATAAGTCCCATATTTTCTTTAAATTGCTTATACATAATCCAAAGATTAGTCCGTTTATCTGTATCAGATATTTTTTCAAAGATAGCAGGCTTATCTCTAAGGAAAACTTTTACAGGAAATCCAAGTTTCTTTACAACTTCCTCTTTTTGACAACCTGTATAAATACAGATATTATATTTGTCCTTTTCCTTCAATAGAGGGAGAGCTAACTCTAAAGCTGGATAGAGATGTCCGCTAAAAGGCGGGGTAACAACTGCAATTTCAATTTTTTCCTTGTAAGTATTCATAAATTATTTTTTTTACCTTTCTATCCTTAAAATATTCCAAATGTCCACAATTTAAAATTCTATCAGTCTTGTGAAAATCTAGAAGCCAGCTGTAAATATCTAACCTTCCCTTAATAACTACTGTATTTTTCAAGTTTCCATAACCTTTCGCTACAGGTCCTAAAGCAAACATCGTAATATTCCCATTATCATAATTTGCTAAATCCATAAATTTATTCCAAACATTTAAGCCTGAGCTTAAAGAAATAACTATCACATCTTTTAAATGCTTAACAGGCTCTAAATGTCTCAAAATCTCCTGTTTAAATTTTTTATTAAAAAGAGTGCCAGAATAATAAACAATATTTGATAAACT
Proteins encoded in this window:
- a CDS encoding glycosyltransferase — its product is MNTYKEKIEIAVVTPPFSGHLYPALELALPLLKEKDKYNICIYTGCQKEEVVKKLGFPVKVFLRDKPAIFEKISDTDKRTNLWIMYKQFKENMGLMPEIIREMEDFFSERKPDIVIADFTAVPAGFVCKKNNIPWITSIPTPFAIESRTTTPSYMGGLYPRDNFLFKLRDSIAKNIVRNFKRMVCFILKNQLRQFNFTLYNEKGEENIYSPYSILGLGMKEIEFRDDFPSQFSWVGPCCSSLFKNSVQFENNKKFEKTVFLTNGTHLKWAKKSIIELAKELSKIYPEFLFVVSLGSYLEKDKGIVKENNLHIYHYLDYDEILPKIDYVIHHGGAGILYSCIKYNKPAVIVPHDYDQFDYAVRADLAKIGIPAKLKSRKSILKAFKKMLKREEWNNLEKLSKEFNNYLPSEMLKKEIDRLLKGG